GCGAGGTTTGTAAAGACAGAGAATTTTTGCTACTTGTTTTATCAGCACATAATAGATtcatcacataaaaaaaaagacataaggGCTTAAGAGCTAGataaataaaattgacttgacttgacggaGAGTTTGCACACTGTGTCCGATCGTTCTGTGTTTCAGCATCCAGTGGAACAAGTAGTCAGGCATAGGGACCCTCGGAATGGGCAGAATGGCAGGTAAATGTCCGTCTAAATTTACATATGGTGGATATAGACGTTTACAcaccccctgttcaaatgctacATTTTTGtgatattataaaaaaaaacagaccaagATAAAACAATCCACAATTGATGTGACTTGatagattttatttattcatttatgtatgtaataatttatttatttatacgtctgtttatttattttattcgttcattcatgtatttattcatttagacTTTTTGTATCCACTCTAAAAAGTGGGGGACCAAATGTATAATAAAAATGACTTCCGTGTCCTGTTAGAATGGAAGAGCTTATTACAAGTATTGGCCAGGAGGTGGAGATGTTGAACCATAAACTGAGCTCATCCAAAGACAGCGGGCATCGCATCAACACCAAGCTGGAACTTCTAAGGTacatacataaatgtgaaggtttATGACATTTCTTACCCCATTGAGTCAacattttaaagtgaaaatgtaTTTCCAGGACATCGTTGCAACAGCAGCAGCTGGTCAGTGAACTGCCGTCAACCCAGTCAGACGAAGAACAAAAATTAGCTGTTGTGATCAAGATGATTCCATGTGGTGAGCCCCACTGTGCTTGCCCCTCTTCCTCCAGAAGACCAGTGACCTCGTCCGGTGTAGGTCCCAGGAGGTGGTGCAGACCCCGGGAGGAGTGCAGGAAGCCAGTGACCGAGAAACCAAACGGGTAacctgaacattttaaacactaACATGAATTTATTCATCTATCCATTTTGGTGTACAGACAGTCACAGGGCACCTAAATCCCCCAATTATTTGTTCATAtaaaatttgaatttaattttatttgaatATAATTTGTTTTAAGCAAATCAAATTTCATTTAAATTCAACAAGTGCTGCGTATTTCTTGCGAGTTTGACAGCTACTTCAAATCGACATTTTCAGCCCCTCTGTCAACTGGATGAAGCTCTGAGCcggcatggaacccttctcgccGAAAAAGAAACCCTGAGGCTTGAACTGAAGGACAGAGATAAGCTTGTGGAGACGCTCCGGTTTCAGCTGGAGAAGAGCAAGCTGACCATCGACGACCTTCACCGGGAGAATGCTCTCCTCGGCACCCAGATGAACCAGCTGAAGGTTGGACACGCGGAAAGCCTGGTGAATCAGCGGCTCGCCATCACTGGTACGTTTATCTCCATGACCGATTGATGCTCTGTGAAGCAAATGTCTTTTTTAAAGCTTGTATCAAAATTGTTGGGTCTCTGAATTTTGCCGGCGCCTTTTCAGAGGAGCTCACAAAGCTGCAGCCTCTCCGCAGCTGCACCTGCCACGAGCACCGCGACGTCGTGCAGAGACTCCGGCGCCGGCTGAAGAGCACCCAGACGGAGCTGGACCAGGTCAGGGGTGCCATGAGGACTCTGGAAGGGGGACGAGCAAACGCTCTTCAGGCCCGAGTCCAACATCTGGAGGAAACTCTGGAAAAAGTGAATCAGGTGAATGACGACcacccaaaacaaaatgacagaatGACTGTAGAGAGTATTTATCTGAAAGGAAGCCAATCATCTCCTGGTTTCTAATAGGAACGGTCCTATCAAAACGCGGAAAGCCAGCGGCAGACACGGGAGCTGGCCTTTGTCAGGGAAGAGAAGAGGCAACTGGCGTGTGAACTAGACGCCGTGCGCTCCAAGGACAAACATCTTCGAGAGAGG
This portion of the Syngnathus scovelli strain Florida chromosome 3, RoL_Ssco_1.2, whole genome shotgun sequence genome encodes:
- the LOC125994041 gene encoding coiled-coil domain-containing protein 158 isoform X5 translates to MFNIHMSHMSHTCDIASRHDMMALHREDPAAATRDVSGLRFNSLALDELSEQLERCTAETQKLQEEVGHATKAALEKFACESKSISDPSLDSLTHQQCQRDVRPRRKNAQEIEDVMHLSEHPVEQVVRHRDPRNGQNGRMEELITSIGQEVEMLNHKLSSSKDSGHRINTKLELLRTSLQQQQLKTSDLVRCRSQEVVQTPGGVQEASDRETKRPLCQLDEALSRHGTLLAEKETLRLELKDRDKLVETLRFQLEKSKLTIDDLHRENALLGTQMNQLKVGHAESLVNQRLAITEELTKLQPLRSCTCHEHRDVVQRLRRRLKSTQTELDQVRGAMRTLEGGRANALQARVQHLEETLEKVNQERSYQNAESQRQTRELAFVREEKRQLACELDAVRSKDKHLRERISELEAILHKMTESFANCQEFIQLKEQEFFRLKLKHILDLKEYQGENVTPPGLDSLIPSAALADPRPSTRDARNARITQENRARDRLPQNLEEPHADNAGLRRRSAPARTHRPAFGEQSKAARRRTTCGSKTTTETTESEQPPCFSNLALPS
- the LOC125994041 gene encoding coiled-coil domain-containing protein 158 isoform X6, which codes for MFNIHMSHMSHTCDIASRHDMMALHREDPAAATRDVSGLRFNSLALDELSEQLERCTAETQKLQEEVGHATKAALEKFACESKSISDPSLDSLTHQQCQRDVRPRRKNAQEIEDVMHLSEHPVEQVVRHRDPRNGQNGRMEELITSIGQEVEMLNHKLSSSKDSGHRINTKLELLRTSLQQQQLKTSDLVRCRSQEVVQTPGGVQEASDRETKRPLCQLDEALSRHGTLLAEKETLRLELKDRDKLVETLRFQLEKSKLTIDDLHRENALLGTQMNQLKVGHAESLVNQRLAITEELTKLQPLRSCTCHEHRDVVQRLRRRLKSTQTELDQVRGAMRTLEGGRANALQARVQHLEETLEKVNQERSYQNAESQRQTRELAFVREEKRQLACELDAVRSKDKHLRERISELEAILHKMTESFANCQEFIQLKEQEFFRLKLKHILDLKENRARDRLPQNLEEPHADNAGLRRRSAPARTHRPAFGEQSKAARRRTTCGSKTTTETTESHNRSCSMTATRHTFYPWRRASDCKSPVYALLTSDPGHN
- the LOC125994041 gene encoding coiled-coil domain-containing protein 158 isoform X7; this translates as MHLSEHPVEQVVRHRDPRNGQNGRMEELITSIGQEVEMLNHKLSSSKDSGHRINTKLELLRTSLQQQQLKTSDLVRCRSQEVVQTPGGVQEASDRETKRPLCQLDEALSRHGTLLAEKETLRLELKDRDKLVETLRFQLEKSKLTIDDLHRENALLGTQMNQLKVGHAESLVNQRLAITEELTKLQPLRSCTCHEHRDVVQRLRRRLKSTQTELDQVRGAMRTLEGGRANALQARVQHLEETLEKVNQERSYQNAESQRQTRELAFVREEKRQLACELDAVRSKDKHLRERISELEAILHKMTESFANCQEFIQLKEQEFFRLKLKHILDLKEYQGENVTPPGLDSLIPSAALADPRPSTRDARNARITQENRARDRLPQNLEEPHADNAGLRRRSAPARTHRPAFGEQSKAARRRTTCGSKTTTETTESHNRSCSMTATRHTFYPWRRASDCKSPVYALLTSDPGHN